One Mus pahari chromosome 21, PAHARI_EIJ_v1.1, whole genome shotgun sequence genomic window, CTTCAGAGCTCCATTTTTCTACTGCTCTGCTTCTATACCCAGGCCAGATCAGCAAGCCAAAAAGCCTCCCATACCCCACAGTCTGTGTACCTCCCAGGAGGCACAAAGTAACCAGTGACATAGCCTGTCTGCCTCGAAGGAGTTCCACAGTAACCCGGGACACAGGAGGCCTAATCTAATGAGAAAAGTAAGAAGCCCTACCTAAACAGAGACAACACTGCCTGCCTCCAAGGAGACCAGCTCTACCTGCCTCACTGAGGCTAGCTCTAGTCAAAGAAACTCAGGCCAGTGAACACTAGAGAGAACCTGAGAGCCAGAGGCAAGCATAGGATCATAAGCTACTGAATGCAGTGCAATCTCGCACCGCACCACAAGAACCTAGTTTTCCAATCAATGCAAGCCCTAAATACACAAACAtgacagaaaaagcaagaatttgACTTAAAATTCCATGTCATAAAGGTGATAAAGGCCTTTAAGGATGATATaaagaactcccttaaagaaatacaggaaactaCGGGTAAAAATGTAGAAGACTTCAAAGgggaaacaaataaatggaaatataaacaatttttataaaacCACAAAgagaggcaaccctggagatggacagcttaggaagtagatcagaagctacagatgcaagcaccatcaacaaaatacaagagatagaagacagtagcagatacttacacctaaccattggactgaagtcagacacccttgtggttgaattagggaaaggactgcagaaactgaaggagagtgaccccataggaagaccagcagtctcaactcaccCAGACCCATGGAGCAaccagagattgaaccaccaaccagaagcATACATGGATTAGGCTGAGGCTCCTAGCACAAATATTGTAGAGGTCTACCTGGTCAGGACTTAGTGGGAGAAGGTGTGTTTAATCCATGAGATACCTGAAATCCCAGGGAAGAGGAAGGCCTGGTGATTTGGACCACACTCTTGGAGCaatggggagggagaatggaattAGAAACTGTAGGAGGGGGAAGTGAGAAGGGGGCCAAGATgggaaagtaaataaacaaaataataaaaaactgaaaaaaataatgaaagaaaagaataaggaagtGCTAACtatattgatttttctcattacACATTAGATACCTACACTGAATTATCACTCTGTATACTTTAGTTATGAGtatcaaaataattaatattatgaaTAAGTGTATGTCCAAAAACTGGAGCGAGATATATGATACTTTATGAATATTAACGATATACGTATTTTATGTGGAATAGTTAGATATGTAAAATTTTATCAGAATAAGGCTTTTATGTATAGCTGGATTGATTTGTCACATTTCCTAGAATTGCAATATACCCacatttttagttaattttcatCTACATATACAAATAGATCAAGATTTCCTGGGAAGGTTATGATGTCACATTTTCCTCTTACTGATATTTCATTATACATTCCTGAATTCCTGACTGAATTTTTTGATGTTACAAAGAGGAACAGCTATGCCATATGAAAATTAATACTTTATGTAGAATAACACAGAGGAGGTTGAAATCCAATGAGACACAAAGGCTTCTTTGTAAGATTCTTACAAATCAAATCCTGATGTTTCCTGCACCTTCCCTTCCTGTCAACCTTCAGTGATCATGAAATCCTAGGATGCTTTCCAAACATATTTTCTTCTGAGACACtgacaagagaaaataaatgggaTTTGGTGATTActgagaggaaaaggagacagaaaagttATTAACTCCCAAAGCAAAAGCTGTCATTGTACGTGCAGGTGAGATGAAAATTATCATTCTGAGGGAGGTATCATCATGGAGTTATGAAACTTTATCTCACGGATTCTCTCCCTCTTTCACTTACACTGCTGACCACCATGCCAGGAGCTGCACACTGAGATGTAGCTTCTGCTGAGGAAGAGTGGGGTGTGCGATTTGTACTGAGTCTGGTAAGGAGAGAACATGGGGGGAGGAATGGCTCATGTGTGGAGAAGGGATTCTGGAGGGAAATACCCACAGACAAATTTCagctaaggaagagaaagagctaAGAGAAGAGTTTCTGACCTGTTGCTAATCCATGATAAGTGATAACATCATGCCTGGAACTATTTGTGAAGCATCCAACTGATATAGTGTATCTGATGGCAAAGTTGCTTAGTGATCatagaaattatataattcatatatcaTATGAAttgtattttcacatttttatgacattgtaaataaaatttaaagtatgatAATTGTAGATGATAGGAGAAaagattcactttttaaaaaataattaaaataaagcatGCAATTCTGGAACAAAAATCTAGAATCCAAATAGCCTCTATAGTTAAAAATCTGTTTATAGGGAGACTTAAAATGTGTTATGGGAAAAGGACCTAAGAATCAGTGATGTTCTAAATATCAAGGCTGTTTTCAAATTTGAAATTGGAGAAGCATACTGAAGGGAAGGTGACACTGTAATGGGCAGTTTTGTACCATGTTCATCTAGAATAAATATTGTGCTCATTGTGCCATGGCTCCATGTTTGGTCATACTGGGTTGTCCCTACAATAAAATTATGCTTCCAAATTTTCATAGTTGTGGTTTGTGCTTATAGTTTTGGTCATGACAAACAAAAAGTCAACTATAGCACTATGttcacaaaacattttttatactgtttaaatttatacaatgaatatattttttcattttttagaatCTGTTTATGTAACAGTTAAATGACCTTCAAAAACTTCATTactaaaaagtttaaagaaaccTGTGGATTCAAAAACAGAACCCTTTAATTTCAAATTGCTAATATATTAATACCTTTTGTTTGTGTACTTGTATTTATGTATAGGTTCTCTGTAAGTTTAGATGCAGTCTTCATTAACTGTGCTAGTTTATTCAGAAGACAATCTCAGTTGACCTTCTTTAGacaaaattcatttgttttgttttttgagacatggtctcccaATTAGCTGTTACTATAATCACACTATGTGGTCTGTTCAGTGATCATAAGTAAATTCTTGTGTCTGACTCTCTAGTGCTTTGAATAAATGTGAGCAACAGTAGCATAACCATTGTCATTCCTATTCTGTTCTTGATTAGTCATATTGGCAAGGACTTATGGGTATACCTTCTGATGCTCCAAGGAGACACGGCCTCAAAGTAAGTTATcattttctctggctcttacaaatgtacttttttcttttctaaatgttctGTGAGCCTTATGTGCAAGCATTGAATTATTGATATCTTAGTAAGAACTGGGCTCTGAAATCTGTATTTAGTTTGATGTGGTTTTCTGTATCAACTGATCAATGCTGATAACATAGTAGAGCTGATCACATAGCATTATACACATTGCATTTATGTATTAGAAAATATATACTCATATGTATAtgtctaaattattttaataaatccgtataaatatatatactatatatgtatagatatatagatatatagatatcatATCACTTATTGAAAAAGGGTGTAACTGTGAGCAAGGAAGAGTGAGTGAGAGGCTTTGGaataaggaaggagaaggggaaaatgatataactatgttataattaaaaaactaaattaaaaataacttttaagatTACATGACAGCacaatagttatttattttatgtgagttcttGCCGCAGACAGTCAGGGGTCTTAAGACCTGTGGGGGGAGAGGAACTGCACTCAGATACCCAGGTAAGGAACGGATTCGgtgtgacagacagagacacagacacatgatgGTTGCATCAACTGCTGCGAAATTTTTACTTCAAGCATCAGACTTTATACACATGAAACAAGGAACAAGGAATTGGCACAGATTTAGGACAGATCGTAATCTTACTTAGAAACCTATTACCATACAAATAGTCATTATTGCAAGCACAGAACATTTAGTGAGAATTCAACTTTGGCACTTTGCCTGCGGTCATGCTGCCAGACACTTGGTTTTACTGGTTTCGTTCAGGTCCCGTAGTCCATTTTTCCACTTCCTGATCTTGCCCTATTTGACTCCTCCGTGGATACCTAAGTCTGCTCACGCTGGCTCGTACTGTTCTCTTTCTATTAAGGTTCAGTAGTCACTTCCTTATTTCCAGGAATATCTATTGCTGAATCTGAAATCCACCCCTCACCTGATGGTGAGATGGTTGTTACACACGAGCTGTAGATCAAAAGGCCACGCACAATTAATAGTCCCAATGCCCAGGTACTGATTATCCCTCAGCTTGTTCCCAGAAGGAAAGCACTCTATGGCTGTCTAGGAGGTCGCTGCCGTTGACCTTCAGGGGCGAAGCCACGTGTGGCACGAACCCGAGACTGGCAGCCATCCAAGCCCATTGGTCTCCATGTTGcacagtcttctctgaagagggtgtGGCAAGTTCtaatgattaaatatatattttccagCTGTGATGCAAGCAATTAAGCAATTAATCTTCCTGTTCACCTTGATAATGATCTATGCCACAGTGTTATTTCACAtattagttttcttctttcatagCTCATTATTAGTTTTGAACAAATTTCCTGAAACTAATAATATTCTAGTCATCATTTGAGATAGGCCATCCTAGTTTCATCCtgaaatcatgaaaatattttgatataaaaaatatttgatcAATCTTAACCTCTCAAATTCAAAGGAGACAGGTATTTTCTGTTGATTAgactgtataaatatatattttatatgatccAGGCAGTTTAGGATACAATGGAAATAAACTGAGTGTCAATTGAGCATTTCAAAATGTAGCTGACATAGCATCATTGAGCACAAAattatgtgactgtgtgtgcaatCAGCCAGTTCATGTTCTCATTTCTCATGTCACCAAACTGCCCCAAGTTACCTTTTGAATTCAGGCAACTGAAAATTTTTCTCTCATGCTTTACAGCTAGTGTGAAAAGATTTTAAACTACAGAGTGATCATTGTTACTCCTTATTGTAGttttcaattaaatttaaaagcacTTTCAATTAAATTTGAAAGATATCGTAAGTATATACTCTTCATTGAGATTTCTTGATTTAAGTTGACGTGGTAAATATGACCACACTGTGtatttctgtaagaaaaaaaaatctttgtttgttttgtttgtttgtttgtttgtttgtttttaatacaatgACCTGCACCTTTGAATTACACATTTTCACTGTGTAGTTATTTGGAAAGAGGTTACCACTTATAATAGTTTTGCTGGGGGTTCTTCTATACAGTCTGACTCCAAATGAGCAAGCATGGATGTATCATTATGTATGAAGTTTTGTGAAATATAGTGAGGGCTCTTCCTCAGTGTACCATGTTCTAATTTTTAATGTGAACTTATAGTTACAGTTCTCTACCCCTTATAATAATCATTTTctcaaagagtacacatgcatTCTGTAGTATAAGTAGAACTTTATGGCTTCAGTACAGCATTTGGACTGTATAGATTTCTTTCATGTTGAAAATGGTTACTAAATTCTATTTCCTTCTTATATGACTTGTAAGCAGTTCAGTGTTGATTTTTGATGTGAGCATTCACTCCACTTGAACACCATTTAACACCATTGCTTCTCACAAAGTGGAGCACCATTATTCTTAATGCTTAAATTTCCATGAAGTGTTGTGGAACTTCTGTCTATAAATACAGCAACTAATAAATTTCAAACTTTTCACTGAAAATTATTAATgatgataaaatatttcatttgaaacAGATTCTTGCTATGTTGTACACAATGGCCTTGAATATAGAAACTCCAGTGattcttgtacacacacacatcccaactTAGAAAACTTCAACACATGACTTGGCTCTGAGCTGTGATTATTGCCATAATTTGAAGGAAAATTTGCTGAATGACATAATGGATTTTGGGTACGTGGCAATGGGAATTGTACTCTCCTTTCAGAGTGCCCTTGGTATTCTGGGAAACTTCTCAATTCTTTTCTACTATTTAATCCTTTATAACAAAAAACGCACATTAAAGATCATAGATATAATACTTATACATGTATTCACATCAAACTCCTTGATTATTCTCTCCAAAGGACTTCCAGAAGTACTTGCAGTTTTTGGATGGAATGAATTATTCGATGATGTTGGGTGTAAACTAATTATGTATGTTCGAAGAGTTTCCAGGAGTATGTCAATTAGCATGACCTGTCTCTTGAGTGTCTTTCAGGCGATCACCATCAGCACCACAAACTCCTGCTGGAAGGAATTTAAAGAGCAAACAGCCAAGTTCATGGGCctgtttatttctctctgctgGATCCTATTCATGCTAGTAAATATGCTTTTCCCTGTATATACATCAACCAACAGAAACggcaaaaataaaacacaaaaaaaagatattgaattCTGCCATTCTGTAGGCCGTGACAAAATGGTAGATATAATGTATACAGCATTTTGTGTATTTCCTGAAGTCCTGTTTTCTTTGCTCATTGTATGTTCCAGCACCTCCATGATAGTCATACTTTATGGACACAAAAAGAGGGTTCAACACATCCTCCACACTCATGCTTCCCCTAGGAGCTCTGCTGAAAACAGAGCCACACAGACCATTCTGATCCTGGTTTTCACCTTTCTAGCATTTTATactctctcttctattttacAAGGCTATGTTGCACTTTCACATGATCCCAGTTGTTGGGTAATGAATATCACAACCGTCATTTCTATGTGTTTTCCTGCTATAGGCCCATTTGTGATGAGTCGTGATTTCACTGTTTCCAGATTCTGCTTTACCTgtataagaaatttaaaacttccATAATGTTGTAATAAAtctgaaattgtattttaatgaTGAATATCTAATCTTGTTTACTCATGCTATTCAAAATATCAgtgtaataaaataatatatatcatatccATTTAATAATCATTTTGCAGCAGAATAATACTATGTTCTCTCTTATTACTTATACCTTGGATAACTGCAGATTCTTAGCCAAATTAATAGTTCATAGTTTAGACTACATTTCATTGAGTAGACCTatgattttcttaaaatgtggTTGGTTACTGGTGTTTTTATTTCTCCCCATTGCTTAAATAGGACCCCTTGTCAGgccagggttttgttgttgtccttAAGGTTTATAATCGGGTTCTGTCAGGAGCCAAAATGGGATAAGCTAAAAACTATCAGGTGATCATCCCAAATTGGTCTGCTTCAGGTTATTATATAATGTGAGCCCTTATTAAGCAAGGAAAGATTCTGCTATTAatttgcttttcctgttattattaaacatatataacaatcaataataataattgagTAATAGCCCACCCCTTTGGAAGATGTACTCTCTTGAAGTGATGTTATAtgacaaataaatgacttaagacttaatgatgatcctataagaattacTAAAATTATATCGGTGTTTAAGCTGTCTTATAGTGGGACAGCTATTAAGTCCTTTTCTGATAAATTAAAACttcaatgagaactctgccagtctcacaagtgtcaccagttaattgttCTTAAATAGTACCCAGACATTCTTCTTCTCAGAGCACATTCCacgaggttgtaaaacaattaaccaaggGTCATAAAAAAGGGacctaatgatttattataggttcTAGGACaggagataaaatattgactgggtttatctatacaaaactttgctaataacttagttatggttttaaacctttagtgaacctgtggagctgagacaggtgatggatgtttagctagataatttcTCCTAATGGATACGCATATAAACactctctgttgtaaac contains:
- the LOC110338384 gene encoding vomeronasal type-1 receptor 4-like, which encodes MDFGYVAMGIVLSFQSALGILGNFSILFYYLILYNKKRTLKIIDIILIHVFTSNSLIILSKGLPEVLAVFGWNELFDDVGCKLIMYVRRVSRSMSISMTCLLSVFQAITISTTNSCWKEFKEQTAKFMGLFISLCWILFMLVNMLFPVYTSTNRNGKNKTQKKDIEFCHSVGRDKMVDIMYTAFCVFPEVLFSLLIVCSSTSMIVILYGHKKRVQHILHTHASPRSSAENRATQTILILVFTFLAFYTLSSILQGYVALSHDPSCWVMNITTVISMCFPAIGPFVMSRDFTVSRFCFTCIRNLKLP